One window from the genome of Methanosarcinales archaeon encodes:
- a CDS encoding (2Fe-2S) ferredoxin domain-containing protein — protein MENPKNHIFVCSSSRINGQQQGVCIKKDSAKILANFMEEIEDRDLEDEVRLTNTGCFANCEEGPIVLVYPDGVWYGKVTSGDVKEIMDSHIENGEVVERLKI, from the coding sequence ATGGAAAATCCAAAAAACCATATATTTGTTTGTTCCAGCTCAAGAATAAACGGACAGCAGCAAGGAGTCTGCATCAAAAAGGATTCTGCTAAGATACTGGCTAACTTTATGGAAGAGATAGAGGACAGGGATTTAGAAGATGAAGTGAGGTTAACAAATACCGGTTGCTTCGCGAATTGTGAAGAAGGTCCAATAGTCCTTGTTTACCCTGATGGGGTCTGGTATGGAAAGGTCACGTCCGGTGATGTGAAAGAAATAATGGATTCACACATCGAAAATGGCGAAGTTGTTGAACGATTGAAAATATAA